In one Abditibacteriaceae bacterium genomic region, the following are encoded:
- a CDS encoding HD-GYP domain-containing protein, with translation EPHEIQLLHFAAPLHDVGKIGIPDSILLKPGRFTDVERKIMQRHAKIGASLLAGGHSDIIRMAERIALHHHERWDGMGYPRGLKGEEIAMEGRILAVVDVFDALTHERPYKQAWSVEEALAEIEKQKGLQFDPTVVDGFLTLSVAELQSACA, from the coding sequence GGAACCGCATGAAATCCAACTCTTGCATTTCGCGGCACCGCTGCACGATGTCGGTAAAATCGGCATTCCCGATTCGATTTTGCTCAAGCCCGGCAGGTTCACCGATGTCGAACGCAAAATCATGCAGCGCCACGCCAAAATCGGTGCCTCGCTCTTGGCCGGTGGGCACTCGGATATTATTCGCATGGCCGAGCGCATTGCCCTCCATCATCACGAACGCTGGGACGGCATGGGCTATCCGCGCGGATTGAAAGGCGAGGAAATTGCGATGGAAGGCCGCATTCTTGCGGTTGTCGATGTCTTCGATGCTCTCACACACGAGCGGCCTTACAAACAAGCGTGGAGTGTCGAGGAAGCATTAGCAGAAATTGAAAAACAAAAAGGCCTGCAGTTTGACCCGACGGTTGTGGATGGTTTTCTCACTCTTTCCGTTGCAGAGCTTCAAAGCGCCTGCGCATAA